Proteins co-encoded in one Ruegeria sp. HKCCD4315 genomic window:
- a CDS encoding pitrilysin family protein: MKRFLATLIACVVALPALAEIEIKEVTSPGGIKAWLVEDHAIPFTALELRFRGGTSLDDPDKRGAVNLMSGLIEEGAGEMDAQTYARELEALAASFSYDAGDDTVSISARFLTENRDEVVDLLHTTLHEPRFDQDAIERVRAQILSGLRSDQTDPNEIAGLNFAQMAYGDHPYGSEGKGTIESVSALTRDDVVAAYDSVFARDRLYVGAVGDITAEELGTLLDKLLADLPESGKPIPDKADVSIPGGVSVVEFDTPQSVALFGHAGIDRDDPDFFAAFVLNHILGGGGFESRLMQEVREKRGLTYGIGTYLVPKDLASVYLGSVSSANDRIAEAVEVIRDEWARAATEGVTQKELDDAKTYLTGAYPLRFDGNGRIAGIMVGMQMEDLPIDYIATRNDKVNAVTLEDVNRVASELLDPDGLHFTIVGKPVGLETTN; encoded by the coding sequence ATGAAACGGTTTCTTGCAACTCTGATCGCCTGCGTGGTTGCTCTGCCGGCCCTGGCTGAGATCGAGATCAAAGAGGTGACTTCACCTGGCGGGATCAAGGCCTGGTTGGTCGAAGACCACGCGATCCCCTTCACTGCGTTGGAATTGCGGTTCCGTGGCGGGACGTCGCTGGACGATCCGGACAAGCGCGGTGCTGTGAATTTGATGAGCGGCCTGATCGAAGAAGGCGCGGGCGAAATGGACGCCCAGACCTATGCCCGCGAACTGGAAGCTCTGGCCGCGTCTTTCTCGTATGATGCGGGTGATGATACTGTGTCAATCTCGGCGCGATTTCTGACCGAAAACCGGGATGAGGTGGTCGACCTTTTGCACACCACGTTGCACGAACCGCGTTTCGATCAGGATGCGATTGAGCGCGTGCGCGCGCAAATCCTTTCTGGATTGCGCTCGGATCAGACCGACCCGAATGAGATTGCTGGCCTGAACTTTGCTCAGATGGCCTATGGCGACCATCCTTATGGGTCTGAAGGGAAGGGCACGATCGAAAGCGTCTCGGCCCTGACGCGGGATGACGTGGTGGCCGCGTATGACAGCGTCTTTGCCAGGGACCGCCTGTATGTCGGGGCGGTGGGCGACATTACGGCGGAAGAACTGGGCACGTTGCTGGACAAATTACTCGCCGATTTACCGGAATCTGGGAAACCCATTCCTGACAAAGCCGATGTGTCCATTCCGGGTGGCGTCAGCGTCGTCGAGTTCGACACGCCGCAATCCGTGGCCCTGTTTGGTCATGCCGGGATTGATCGGGATGACCCGGATTTCTTCGCTGCGTTTGTCTTGAATCACATTCTTGGCGGGGGCGGGTTTGAAAGCCGTCTGATGCAGGAGGTGCGTGAAAAACGTGGTCTGACATATGGGATCGGAACCTATCTGGTGCCCAAGGATCTGGCATCTGTCTATCTTGGGTCAGTTTCGTCGGCCAATGACCGCATTGCCGAGGCGGTTGAGGTGATCCGTGACGAATGGGCCAGGGCCGCGACCGAAGGCGTAACCCAGAAAGAGCTGGATGATGCCAAGACTTATCTGACTGGTGCATATCCGCTTCGGTTTGATGGCAACGGGCGGATTGCCGGGATCATGGTCGGGATGCAGATGGAAGACCTGCCAATCGACTATATCGCAACCCGCAACGACAAGGTGAATGCCGTAACGCTGGAAGACGTGAACCGCGTTGCGTCCGAATTGCTGGACCCGGACGGGCTGCATTTTACCATCGTCGGAAAACCTGTCGGTCTTGAAACCACGAACTGA
- a CDS encoding pitrilysin family protein — MVRALALSAALIAATPVLAEGGKEAVTTFTLDNGMDVVVVEDHRAPVVQHMVWYRAGSADEPVGTSGIAHFLEHLLFKGTDTLAPGEFSATVAANGGNDNAFTSYDYTAYFQRVATDRLELMMQMESDRMRNLRLSEEDILTERDVILEERNQRTENNPRSLFGEQMNAAQYLNHSYGVPIIGWKHEMEELDMEDALSFYQTHYAPNNAILVVTGDVEPDEVRALAEQYYGVIPANPDLPERMRAQEPPQTAERRLTYKDPRVAQPYVQRSYLAPERDPGEQEKAAALFLLAELLGGSTTSYLNEKLQFDQQKAVYAGAFYRGVSLDDTTFDLLVVPAQGVSLQEAEDAMDQAVADFIAEGVKEDDLNRIKMQLRASQIYARDNVDGIGNRYGRALTSGLTVEDVQAWPDILQAVTGEEIIAAAREVLQPETSVTGWLMRDDEVTQ; from the coding sequence ATGGTTCGGGCCCTAGCCCTGTCGGCTGCCCTTATCGCTGCCACCCCGGTCTTGGCCGAGGGCGGAAAAGAAGCGGTTACCACATTCACTTTGGACAACGGCATGGATGTCGTCGTCGTCGAAGACCACCGTGCACCAGTTGTGCAACACATGGTCTGGTATCGCGCCGGATCTGCGGATGAACCGGTGGGGACATCCGGGATTGCGCACTTCCTGGAACACCTGCTGTTCAAGGGCACCGATACGCTTGCTCCGGGCGAGTTTTCGGCCACAGTTGCGGCCAATGGTGGCAATGACAATGCGTTCACCTCATACGACTACACCGCGTATTTCCAGCGCGTCGCGACTGATCGGCTTGAGTTGATGATGCAAATGGAATCCGATCGGATGCGGAACCTTCGCCTGAGCGAAGAGGATATCCTGACCGAGCGTGATGTGATCCTTGAAGAGCGTAACCAAAGGACCGAGAACAACCCGCGCTCTTTGTTTGGGGAACAGATGAACGCTGCGCAATACCTCAACCACAGCTACGGCGTGCCGATCATTGGCTGGAAGCACGAGATGGAAGAGCTGGACATGGAAGATGCATTGTCATTCTACCAAACTCATTACGCGCCCAACAACGCCATCCTGGTGGTCACAGGCGATGTCGAACCTGATGAGGTCCGCGCGCTTGCCGAACAGTATTACGGTGTGATCCCGGCCAACCCGGACTTGCCCGAGCGGATGCGGGCGCAAGAACCACCTCAAACGGCCGAACGGCGACTGACTTACAAAGATCCGCGTGTAGCGCAGCCCTATGTGCAGCGCAGTTATCTGGCCCCCGAACGCGATCCGGGTGAACAGGAGAAGGCGGCGGCCCTGTTCCTGTTGGCCGAACTTCTGGGTGGCAGCACCACGTCTTATCTGAACGAAAAACTCCAGTTCGATCAGCAAAAGGCCGTCTATGCAGGCGCATTCTACCGCGGTGTCTCGCTGGATGACACGACCTTCGATTTGCTGGTTGTTCCGGCGCAGGGTGTGTCACTGCAAGAGGCCGAAGATGCCATGGATCAGGCGGTCGCTGATTTTATCGCTGAAGGTGTGAAAGAAGACGATCTGAACCGCATCAAGATGCAACTGCGCGCGTCCCAGATTTATGCCCGCGACAATGTTGATGGGATCGGCAACCGGTATGGCCGCGCCCTGACCAGCGGTTTGACGGTCGAGGATGTGCAGGCTTGGCCCGACATTCTTCAGGCCGTGACCGGAGAAGAGATCATCGCCGCTGCCCGCGAAGTCCTGCAACCAGAAACATCTGTCACGGGATGGCTGATGCGTGATGATGAGGTGACGCAATGA
- a CDS encoding DUF3035 domain-containing protein, translating into MRMPRAIFVLTVVAAVAACSNPGLRDLAPPGQGPDEFSVLPVKPLTQPQDYAFLPAPTPGGGNLTDPNPNAEAVAALGGNPAALNPNAAVPSSDAALVTASSRYGVAPDARQVVEAEDAAFRKRRGRWTGLRLFPVDRYGQVYERQSINPYAETDAARSAGIETPSSPPNE; encoded by the coding sequence ATGCGGATGCCGCGCGCCATATTTGTTCTGACTGTTGTCGCAGCGGTTGCGGCATGTTCGAATCCCGGTCTGCGGGATCTGGCGCCTCCGGGGCAGGGTCCGGATGAGTTTTCGGTCTTGCCGGTCAAACCGCTGACGCAGCCTCAGGATTATGCGTTTTTGCCTGCACCCACACCGGGCGGTGGCAACCTGACAGATCCGAACCCCAATGCCGAGGCCGTTGCCGCACTAGGTGGAAACCCTGCCGCGTTGAACCCAAATGCGGCGGTACCGTCGTCCGACGCAGCACTGGTCACAGCCTCCAGCCGGTATGGCGTCGCGCCTGATGCCCGCCAGGTTGTCGAAGCCGAAGATGCCGCGTTCCGCAAGCGCCGTGGTCGTTGGACCGGATTGCGCCTGTTCCCGGTGGATCGCTACGGTCAGGTCTATGAACGGCAATCGATCAATCCGTACGCGGAAACCGATGCAGCCCGTAGTGCCGGTATTGAAACGCCGTCCTCTCCTCCGAATGAATAA
- the lspA gene encoding signal peptidase II gives MRSGLLLWAAIAAFAIDQISKYLVVHVMRVAEQPGGIDVLPPLLVFKYGENRGINFGLFQGNSDAARWVLIGISIAICVGVLIWLSRTAASKLMLFCAGLLIGGALGNVVDRLLYGYVLDFLNMSCCGINNPFVFNLADVFIFAGALGLVLFDSKKPS, from the coding sequence ATGCGGTCTGGCCTGCTTCTCTGGGCGGCGATTGCCGCCTTTGCGATCGACCAGATCAGCAAGTATCTGGTCGTTCACGTTATGCGCGTGGCCGAACAACCCGGTGGTATCGACGTTCTGCCCCCGCTGCTGGTTTTCAAATACGGTGAGAATCGCGGCATCAATTTCGGTCTGTTTCAGGGGAATTCCGACGCCGCGCGTTGGGTGCTGATCGGTATCTCGATTGCGATCTGTGTTGGCGTTCTCATCTGGCTCAGCCGTACAGCCGCATCAAAACTCATGCTCTTTTGCGCAGGTCTGTTGATAGGCGGTGCGCTTGGAAACGTGGTGGACCGGCTGTTATACGGCTATGTGCTGGATTTCCTGAACATGTCATGTTGCGGCATCAACAACCCGTTTGTGTTCAACCTTGCTGATGTGTTCATATTTGCAGGCGCTTTGGGGTTGGTTCTGTTCGACAGCAAAAAGCCCTCGTGA
- the purH gene encoding bifunctional phosphoribosylaminoimidazolecarboxamide formyltransferase/IMP cyclohydrolase yields the protein MTDLHPVRRALLSVSDKTGLIELGKALAERGVELLSTGGTAKTLRDAGLAVKDVSEVTGFPEMMDGRVKTLHPMVHGGLLALRDNDTHVAAMTEHGIGAIDLLVVNLYPFEATVAKGAEYDECVENIDIGGPAMIRAAAKNHAFVNVVVDVEDYEKLLGDMDQHNGATCPKFRRKLAQKAYARTAAYDTAVSNWLADALELEAPKRRAFAGELKQTLRYGENSHQQAAFYTDGTNRPGVATAVQHQGKELSYNNINDTDAAFELVAEFDPAQGAACAIIKHANPCGVAKGATLLEAYKAAFDCDRTSAFGGIVALNRPLDAETAQEITGIFTEVVIAPGASDEAKAIFAAKKNLRLLTTEGLPDVTAGGKTVRQVAGGLLVQDKDNGFVGMDDLKVVTKKAPTDEQMRDLLFAWKVAKHVKSNAIVYVKDGATVGVGAGQMSRVDSALIAAKKAERMADVLGLPQPLTIGSAVASDAFFPFPDGLMEAAEAGATCVIQPGGSMRDDEVIVAADEAGLAMVFTGMRHFRH from the coding sequence ATGACCGATCTTCACCCCGTGCGCCGCGCGCTGCTTTCCGTATCCGACAAAACCGGGCTGATCGAGCTGGGCAAGGCGCTGGCCGAGCGCGGGGTAGAGCTGCTGTCGACCGGCGGCACGGCAAAGACGCTGCGCGACGCCGGGCTTGCGGTGAAGGACGTAAGCGAAGTCACCGGCTTCCCTGAGATGATGGATGGTCGGGTCAAGACTTTGCACCCGATGGTGCATGGTGGGCTGCTGGCGTTGCGCGACAACGACACTCACGTCGCTGCGATGACCGAGCACGGGATTGGTGCGATCGACCTGCTTGTTGTGAACCTTTATCCGTTTGAGGCCACCGTCGCCAAAGGCGCCGAATACGATGAGTGTGTCGAGAACATCGACATTGGTGGCCCCGCGATGATCCGCGCGGCGGCCAAGAACCATGCCTTTGTGAACGTTGTGGTTGATGTTGAGGATTACGAAAAATTGCTGGGCGACATGGATCAGCACAACGGTGCAACCTGCCCGAAATTCCGACGCAAGCTGGCGCAGAAAGCCTATGCCCGTACAGCTGCTTACGACACCGCCGTGTCCAACTGGTTGGCTGACGCGCTGGAACTTGAAGCACCTAAACGCCGTGCCTTTGCAGGCGAGTTGAAGCAGACCCTGCGCTATGGCGAGAACAGCCATCAACAGGCTGCCTTCTATACGGACGGCACCAACCGCCCGGGTGTGGCCACTGCCGTGCAGCATCAGGGCAAGGAACTCAGCTACAACAATATCAATGACACCGATGCGGCGTTTGAGCTGGTTGCTGAATTCGACCCTGCTCAGGGCGCGGCTTGTGCTATTATCAAACATGCCAACCCTTGTGGGGTGGCCAAAGGCGCGACGTTGCTTGAGGCATACAAGGCCGCGTTCGACTGCGATCGCACTTCGGCCTTTGGTGGGATCGTGGCATTGAACCGGCCGCTGGATGCGGAAACCGCGCAAGAGATCACCGGGATTTTCACCGAGGTCGTGATTGCCCCCGGAGCATCTGACGAAGCCAAGGCAATCTTTGCGGCCAAAAAGAACCTCCGCCTGCTGACGACCGAGGGTCTGCCAGACGTGACCGCCGGTGGCAAAACCGTTCGTCAGGTAGCTGGTGGCTTGCTGGTTCAGGACAAGGATAACGGGTTTGTCGGCATGGATGATCTGAAGGTCGTCACCAAGAAAGCCCCGACGGACGAACAGATGCGCGATCTGCTTTTTGCCTGGAAAGTGGCCAAACACGTCAAGTCCAACGCCATTGTCTACGTCAAAGACGGTGCAACCGTGGGCGTGGGTGCGGGTCAGATGAGCCGGGTGGATTCGGCCCTGATCGCTGCCAAGAAAGCCGAACGGATGGCGGATGTGCTGGGCCTGCCTCAGCCGCTGACCATCGGATCTGCTGTCGCCTCTGACGCTTTCTTTCCTTTCCCTGACGGTCTGATGGAAGCGGCTGAGGCCGGTGCAACCTGCGTCATCCAACCCGGTGGCTCCATGCGCGATGACGAGGTGATTGTTGCTGCGGATGAGGCCGGTCTGGCTATGGTCTTCACCGGTATGCGGCATTTCCGTCACTGA
- a CDS encoding heparinase II/III family protein, with protein MSNSDTMTSRWMRFQNRFYARLSQRQRAVTGFVAQPDPRTVGSFARGRQLVAGNLLFAGYLVEAEDTGLWDVAAPSAGFDDERHGFAWLDDLAAVGDMRAREKAQRWVFGWIEAHGRGQGPGWVPDLTGRRVMRWINHAIFLLRGADERQSKLFFRSLAQQTWFLSKRWQAATPGLPRFEALAGLVQAGLALEGLEQMADPALRALASECDRQVDAQGGIPTRNPEELLEVFTLLSWTTAALNDLGRGAPVAQVNAIKRIAPTLRSLRHADGALARFHGGGRGIEGRLEQALAQSGVKHKAATELPMGYARLSAARTTVIVDSSAPPTGAASFNAHASTLAFELTSGRRPLIVNCGSGASFGLEWRRAGRATPSHSTLCLDGFSSARLANPLPGRESQALVDAPQDVPVDFEDAFEGIRFMAGHDGYAKVFGLTHARTFELRFDGRELAVEDILLTATDKAKRQFDKAMDASALKGIGYDIRFHLHPDVDAALDLGGAAVSMALKSGEIWVFRHDGIGKLSVEPSVYLEKGRLKPRATKQIVLSGRAMEYATRIRWTLSKAQDTAYAVRDTHRDEPEFD; from the coding sequence ACCAGTCGGTGGATGCGGTTTCAGAACCGTTTCTACGCGCGCCTGAGCCAGCGGCAAAGGGCGGTCACGGGGTTTGTCGCGCAACCGGATCCGCGCACTGTGGGCTCGTTTGCGCGTGGTCGGCAACTGGTTGCCGGAAACCTTTTGTTCGCCGGGTATCTGGTCGAGGCGGAAGACACCGGGTTGTGGGACGTCGCAGCCCCCAGCGCGGGCTTTGACGACGAACGCCATGGTTTTGCCTGGTTGGACGATCTGGCTGCGGTTGGAGACATGCGCGCACGTGAAAAGGCGCAGCGCTGGGTTTTTGGCTGGATCGAAGCGCATGGTCGTGGCCAAGGTCCCGGCTGGGTGCCTGATCTGACCGGTCGGCGCGTCATGCGCTGGATCAACCACGCGATTTTCCTGCTGCGCGGTGCAGATGAAAGGCAAAGCAAGCTGTTCTTCCGCTCGCTGGCGCAACAGACATGGTTTTTGTCCAAACGCTGGCAGGCGGCGACCCCCGGCTTGCCCCGGTTTGAAGCTTTGGCGGGTTTGGTTCAGGCCGGGCTGGCGTTGGAAGGGCTGGAGCAGATGGCCGATCCGGCGTTGCGGGCGCTTGCCAGCGAATGTGATCGGCAGGTGGACGCGCAGGGTGGTATCCCCACACGCAACCCAGAGGAGTTGCTGGAAGTTTTCACACTGCTCAGCTGGACGACGGCGGCGCTGAATGATCTGGGGCGCGGAGCGCCTGTAGCGCAAGTCAATGCAATCAAGCGGATCGCGCCGACCCTGCGCAGCCTGCGCCATGCGGATGGGGCGCTGGCGCGGTTCCATGGTGGTGGTCGCGGAATTGAAGGGCGGCTTGAGCAGGCCCTTGCTCAAAGTGGCGTCAAACATAAGGCGGCGACCGAATTGCCGATGGGCTATGCGCGCCTGTCTGCCGCGCGCACCACGGTAATCGTTGATTCCAGCGCGCCGCCCACTGGCGCGGCCTCGTTCAATGCACATGCCTCTACGCTGGCGTTCGAGTTGACCTCGGGGCGGCGTCCGTTGATCGTGAATTGCGGGTCGGGGGCCAGCTTCGGGTTGGAATGGCGACGCGCTGGGCGGGCAACGCCCTCGCATTCGACATTGTGCTTGGATGGGTTTTCCAGCGCCCGGTTGGCCAATCCATTGCCGGGCCGCGAAAGTCAGGCGTTGGTGGATGCGCCACAGGACGTGCCAGTTGATTTCGAGGACGCGTTTGAAGGCATCCGCTTCATGGCCGGTCATGACGGATATGCCAAAGTGTTCGGCCTGACCCATGCCCGGACTTTTGAGTTGCGCTTCGATGGCCGCGAGCTTGCGGTCGAGGATATTCTGCTGACTGCGACCGACAAGGCGAAGCGCCAGTTCGACAAGGCGATGGACGCCTCAGCGCTCAAGGGGATCGGGTACGATATCCGTTTTCATCTGCATCCTGACGTGGATGCGGCGCTGGATTTGGGCGGGGCGGCGGTGTCCATGGCGCTCAAAAGCGGTGAGATCTGGGTTTTCCGTCATGATGGCATTGGAAAATTGTCCGTCGAGCCAAGCGTTTACCTTGAAAAAGGGCGATTAAAGCCACGCGCGACAAAACAGATCGTTCTATCCGGGCGCGCAATGGAGTATGCGACGCGCATCCGGTGGACGCTAAGCAAGGCGCAGGACACAGCCTATGCCGTCCGCGATACGCACCGGGACGAGCCAGAATTCGACTGA